Below is a window of Ciceribacter thiooxidans DNA.
CAGGCCTACGGCTTCAGCCTCGCTCCTCTTCTCACGAGAGCCGAGGAATTCGCACAACTGGCCCAGCGAGTAGCCACCGAGCGTCAGCGGCTCCGCGTCCTGCGCGAACGGTTTTCCCTAGCGCGCAGGGACGTCGCCAAACTCATGTCCGCGGCCATCGCCGCAGAAACTCCGGGCGGGTGGCAGGCGCTTGAGCAGCACTACTCCAACATCGCGTCCAAGGTTGGCCGCGTCGCGTCAGCCGACGAACTGACCGCTGCGGTCCACGGATTGGAAGAACTCCGCGTTCAGGTGGTCAAGTTGCTGGAAATTCATCTCAATTCTCAGGTTTTGAGCGCCAATGATCGTCAAAATGAGCGCCACATAGAGAATCCAGAATCCGAATCCATCTATGAATCTGAAGAGGCTGTTGAAACAACGCATGAGGAGGAATCCACGCACCGTTCGTCTCCAACCGAGATACGACCGACCACATTTCCGCTTAGTTTCGTCCTCAGAGCCTGCCCGGATATCGCAATGTACGGCCAAGGTGGTGTCATCAGCAGTTGGCGCGACCTCATTTCAGCTGCTGTCGTCGTCCGCTCAATGCTAGGGGTCAGCCCATCGGCGTATCAGGAGGCCTCTGAAGCCATGGGACCCGAGAATGCGGCGATCGTCATGGCCTGCATCCTCGAACGAGCAGGGCACATCAATACGGCGGGTGGTTATCTGAGGGACCTGACGGCCAAGGCGCGCCGTGGTGTCTTCTCCGTCGGTCCAATGCTGTCTGCTCTTGTCACGACAAGGTGCGAAGGCCAGCACCGCCCTGGATCAGGTTCCGGTGAGAGCAAACCAGCAGGGGGCGAAGCGATCAGGTCCAGCGCTGCCGGATCGACTGCAGATCGCTCACGAGCGGGAAGGCGGCAAAGAGCATGAGCGGCAAAGCCAGGATCACCGCGGCAGGAATGCCGAGTGTCTTGAAGAGAACAGCCCCGCAGATGCCTCCGATGAAGAAAAGGCTGATCAGGCTCGACAGCAGTCGCAGTTTGTCCCGGTCCGCTATCACCGGCGGACGGCCTTTCACCTCGGGGCTGTTGCGATAGAAGAGCTTGCCGATCTCAATGCCGACGTCTGTCACCAGACCGGTCACATGGGTTGTCCGGATACGTGCGCCGGAAAGTTTGGTGATCATCGCATTCTGCAGGCCCATGATGAAGCAGAGGAGGGCGACCGTGACCGCGGTCAGGATACCGTCCAGCAGCCCCGAGAGCCCGAAGGCTGCCATGGCG
It encodes the following:
- the repC gene encoding plasmid replication protein RepC; amino-acid sequence: MTLALLKGQLDSANPPAHNAVDKWHVFRDISEARTLLGLGDRALAILHALLSFYPEQQLGECGRLVVFPSNAQLSIRAHGIAGSTLRRHLAALVDAGIVIRKDSPNGKRFARKDSRGAIEQAYGFSLAPLLTRAEEFAQLAQRVATERQRLRVLRERFSLARRDVAKLMSAAIAAETPGGWQALEQHYSNIASKVGRVASADELTAAVHGLEELRVQVVKLLEIHLNSQVLSANDRQNERHIENPESESIYESEEAVETTHEEESTHRSSPTEIRPTTFPLSFVLRACPDIAMYGQGGVISSWRDLISAAVVVRSMLGVSPSAYQEASEAMGPENAAIVMACILERAGHINTAGGYLRDLTAKARRGVFSVGPMLSALVTTRCEGQHRPGSGSGESKPAGGEAIRSSAAGSTADRSRAGRRQRA
- a CDS encoding YoaK family protein encodes the protein MQAYIRSLADRHRTEASDRHLAFYLTFVAGAANAGGFMAVQQYTSHMSGMVSSMADNLVLGNLEFFLGGLSALVAFVLGAATSAILINWAKRKDLHSQYALPLAFEAFAMAAFGLSGLLDGILTAVTVALLCFIMGLQNAMITKLSGARIRTTHVTGLVTDVGIEIGKLFYRNSPEVKGRPPVIADRDKLRLLSSLISLFFIGGICGAVLFKTLGIPAAVILALPLMLFAAFPLVSDLQSIRQRWT